Below is a window of Macadamia integrifolia cultivar HAES 741 chromosome 8, SCU_Mint_v3, whole genome shotgun sequence DNA.
ggaaATTTGAGACTACTGAAGAAGACGAGTAGAGAATCAAGGCATTTTGAAAACATAAAACAGAATTTTTGGTTCATGGCTACTCAAATAGGTGGTATAAGCTATAGAAATCAAATTAAGCAGGACAGTCAAGTAAAAGGGCATTAGCAATCAATAGATGCATCAACAAAGTTACACTAGTTTTAAGAATTGTATGATCGGGTCAAAGGCTTTCAATGTGGCTATTAGATATCTAGGAATGGACCTGAAAACATCAAAGCTTTGAGAATTGAGAAATTTGAATTGAAGACCAAATGAGTATGCATGCAGAGCAACTTAAAACTCGAGTATAACAGACTTTTATATAGACTTCACATCACTGGACTTCCCGTCCTAATTCGAATTCCGAAAAAGAAACTTCCTATCATAAACCAACACATTTGCCCATACTGTGGTCATAACTCTTCCAGATTGTAATTAACTTGTGAGTTTCTGTGTTCATtaataggaaactaaagaaactCTCTAATGGAATGTAAGTCAAGCATATGGAAAGTTCTGATCCCTTGGAAAatataaatggaaaaaatatacTTGGTTCAACTCAAACTGTTAAAGATGGTGGTAAAGACAACTTAATAGAAGAATCGTCTATTAAAAGAAAACGGTCAGTATCTAGTGCTGGTCCTGTCCTACCTATGTGGGTCCCGAGAGGAGTGAGTTTGGAAATGGTCCTAACCTTTGCCATTTTTTGGACAAAGTGGTCGCTCTCAGTGCTGCTTACATAtacaaggaaaagagaaaataaaatttcctaatcaaactctaaaactgaaatagaagtaAATCAAATCATATCTCCTAGTTGCTACTAGTACATAACTCAAATAAGATAACAAAAATACCCTCGTAACCCTATGATGCAGTTGTGCGTTTAATGTAAGATTgggtcacaagtgatccaatcccagataggatctttagtaaattcaacAGAAATCAGATAGTATGAcagatagtatgaacaaaacagaaataaaagaatgaagGGAATAATGGAGGTAGGGGAATAGGCTGGGTCAAgcatctcacccaagttgtctctcacAACACTGCATCTCACAATTTTCCAAcacaaagctttcttttttttcattcaataaaattcgtgttcaatgatgtagccccttacaaactaatatagaagactcaaaactgactcaaacactaaaaaggaaagacctaacccaatccttaactaattgggaaacctaaactgactagaaaactgaaataacaaaggaagtagactcaaaacaggattctaactaaactaatgaattaaatctcgttttcctaatttctacctatattttaggctcattaaagtggtacattacaaagaaaacccatgagatcaaaggtccaacacatacataacccaacctaaggcttatttgcaataaaataagcccattaagtgacttatctgcatcagcgTTGGGtttaaaatatcttttcattttattcctTTGTTCCTTCCTTTTTAGTGTTAGAACTTAGTTTGGTAGTTTTCTTATTCGAGTGAgattttattcctatttttaGATTTAGATGCAAGTTTAATTCCATTTCAGATTAAGAAGGTAGATTTTTTGAGTCTTTATATACAGTTGTGTAGTCCATTGTTGACAGATTGAAGGAATGGAATGaatgatttatttggttttgaaacctagttcttcttctcttcttttcccttcttttctctaatccttttccttatttctttgttgtttATTTCCCATACCTGCGAATACTCCATTCTAGGCGGTACTTCCAGCCCTAGTATTGGAGATCGATCTCTACAGATACACATCAGATCAGCTTAAGATTTCAGGAAATCATTCTTGCGATAGAAACGACTCACCCTACACAGATTCAAGGCAAGGTTTGGCCACTACAGGAAAATAtgaccagaatttcagatctggttccaCTGTTCTGCAGGTTCAAGTTGCAGCAGAAATCAATCTCCTTTGTTAGATGATTCGAGAAATCCATCGGTTGAAATGAGAGCCCATCAAGATTTCCATCTTCGTGTGAAGTTTCAGGGTGAGCAAAGCTTAGTTGGGTGACTTCTTTCAATCGAATCCAGCCTAGATCTCCGCTGGTTTTGAGTTCTATCGTGAATGCTAAAGGTTGAAGAAGGCTAGTCCTCTATATTACAAGTAAGGATAGACTGCCATAATtacaaaaacccccttttgacTGAACTTTTAGTTCTATTTATCCACTCTCCTTAAATTTTCAGAATCCCTCATTTTAAAGTTTTAATTCCAGAACTACCCCATCTgctatttatttacttttaaaGACCTGTTTGTTTTGGACATTGCAGATTTGCCACCCAAACTCTTAGTTTGAACTATCTATTATTCTTgggggcccataagcgatccgattccagCTTCGGAACCCAGATCCGCATCACCCTGTGCATGACTGCATCAGCTTTCCCGCTCTTAAGAGAACTCGACTCTTAGGTCGTGAACCCAAATGCCTTTGTAATTCTCTTGACGCTGGAGTGGCACATATCTCGAGAGGAGGGTTAAACTACAACTCCATGAGTAGGGTGAGTAGACTGGAGTATGGGAGGAGAGAGTTGTCTTCGTCGAGGTATGTTCATCGATGCAAAAGGCAACATCAAAGACATTCGTCCTCCTTgtttcaccttgatggtgttccatgCACCATTGTAGAGAATATCTGCCTTTCAATGCCAAGGTcaccctaaaagaacatcaccACATAGGTAAGGCACCTAGCAGTGAAGTGGCCCAAATTATAGGTCACCTTGTATGATTGCACGGGCCTCATCTCTAGAATTTGGCTCAAAACCTTGCACATATATCTTCTTGTAAAGTTGCTGTTGTAGGAGATCAAATGCTTGAACTAAATCTATGGAGATAAGGTTGGCTTCCACTCCTGTGTCGAAAGCCATATGAACTGTTGTGAAATCCTTACCATGCAATAGAAAACCCTTTTGTCAGAAGAGGGGAGCCTCCTCTATTAGGTTATTAGCAAAAAAAGTAAGAGTACTAGAGTTAGCTTCAACCTTGTCATTATGACTATCATCAGGGACATCAACTGGATTGGGAGGATGAAGCTCAGGAATATATACATCATCGTTGTTCATATTTGCCAATAGCTACTCAACCATAGTCAGAGGATGGGTCTTGTTGGAACTCTTGCTACAAAAGTGGCCTTTCTTGCCAAAACTATGACACACAAGGCATAATTATCATACGCCTTCCGTGGGATCACCTAATGATAGATAATGGCAGTTTTATGCCGTTTCCTTAAAATAATTATTGAATTTTCCTAGCTTTGGCTCTAGTTCCTCTATGGAACATAAGGAATCATCAATTTATTTCTGTTTCATAGTTTTATTGATTTGAGAGCAGAATTCTAATTACTTATAATAGTTACAAAGGACATTAGGACTGCTTTGATAATTATCAGCCTGCAATTAAGTCTCATCAACAAAACTAGAAAGAACAGTTATTCTTGTCAAAACAATTTTGTTCACAACTTTCCCACCACGACCCATGTAACAAACTACACCAAGTAAGAAGTGTAGAACAATCAATTCATAAGGACCACCATGTATAACCATTTGATCTATGGACAGCATCATTATGGTAAAGGTCGTAATGCCAGAGGAATCATTACCGCAGGGCATAGAGGGGGAGGTCATAAGTGTCTATATCGTAAAATCGATTTTAGacggaataaaaaaaaaacataaaagggtAGAATCGTAACCATAGAATACGACCCTAATCGAATGCATACTTTGTCTCATACACTATTGGGGATGGTGAGAAGAGATATATTTTACATCCTAGAGGGGCTATAATTGGAGATTCCATTCTTTTTGGTACAAAAGTTTCTATAAAAATGGGAAATGTCCTTCCTTTGAGTACGGTTTGAACCATTGATTTACGTAAGCCTTCCAGAAGTGAGTGAAGTGGACATTCATTTCGGGTACCTGAAATTCCAAACAATCATTATTTGGAACATTTTCTTATTTCCAGTTCCTATCCTACATCAATCTCCCAATGATGATTTTCCATCCATGGGAAAAAACTGTTCATGGACCATCACCTTTCTCTTTACCCCTTTCTCTTAACCCACCTTTATAGCCTGTACCTTTAACTCTCCCTCCCCAAAATATGTAAGAGAATGTGACAATTGGACACACAATAAATTGCTTCTAGCTTTGATTGGAAGTGGGCATATTCTACTACCTCCTATTCTTAGCTCTTACAAACAGATAATTCTCTCTTTTGTCACTGGACAGACAAGAAAATActtagaaattttatttttcccttctggATTTCAAGGTTGACTGCACTATAGGGGCCAATTGAATTTACTCAGACATATTTGACATATCCTACCAAATTACATCTAATGATTTATTGTCAAAAAGAAAACGATGACAATCCTCAGACTAATGCAATACCAAGATTAAATTTGAAAACAACTAAAGCAGGTCTACTACAGATTCTGCCAAGGTGCCATCTAGGAAGGCAGATCAACTACAGATTCTGCCAAGGTGTTATCTAGGAAGCTCAAattattaatacaagaaaaaataCTAACAAAAACTACATTGATAGAATACATAACAATTTCCTGaggaaagaaaatttgaatCTTTAAAGATTTACATCTATAAAAGACTCGTAGAATAAGCAATTACTCATCTGCCCCAATAATACTAGGCCCCCAAGCCCATCCAAGGCTCTGGGAAAAGTGATGaaagaaatttaaaattcaaaatgctGTGGAAACAAAACCAGCCAAAGATTGATACATACAAACAGGTATAAAACTCAGAGTTGATTAAGTAAATGCAATGACACAATTAAAAAGGGTTCATGTCAGGACCTCGATATTAAATGGCccagattttttttgggggggggccGGGGGGTTGGTTAGGGGGAGCTTTTTGGAGGCTGAACGTTACTGTTTGCTGTGTCTGCCTGTCCAAAATGATGCAGTGTGGCACCTAAAAAATCTAAGTTCGCCACATCCGGAAAACCTCACTTTTCACATTTAATAGTAACTTTTCCCTCAGCGACATTCTTAAATATCTCCCGAAACATATCATAAATTTTAGTGTTTAACAGTGATTGAGAAAGATGCAAGAAAATAGAACTACCCAATTCGGAAAAATAATCAACTAATCAAACTATCGTCTTAGGCATGAAAGAAATATGCAAGAAGAAAAGCGACACACAAAACAGAGAAATATTGGGACCTGGCGTATTGCAGTGACCAATAGAAATACTGGCAGATCTTCTCCAAGATAGTGGTACTAATCTCTGGGAACGTGACTTCTCCATGCTGGGCTTCAGTAAAACTCCCTGCCGATTCGAAACTCGAATATTAACACAAACCTCGGACGGACGAAAACCCTAAATTTCTCCAGAGAAACATATCCACGTCGATTTCAGATTGAAAGTGATACCTGGAGAAGTGAGCATGTTACGAATGGTCTGAGAAACCATGGCAGCTTTCTTGTCGATGACGAATTCGAAGCCCTCAGCACTGATCAGCTTCACTGTCTCCTCCTTTCTCATCTTTCAAATCGAAAGGTTCAAAGAACTTTGATCAAACAAACATAGACCTCCAGAAGTATCAATGGATGATTGAATTTAtctactctctctctcgccCTCTCGCCCTCTCGCCCTCTCGCGTCTCTCCCTCGCACTCTATGCCTCTTTCTGCCAAATGACAATAAGAATCTCAGCACCTCGAAGCACATTCTATTCCACGGTTGCGTACTTGCGTTGAAAACattttagggaaatttacataACCCTCCCTGTACACCAAGGCCTGATTAAACCTTTTCCCCACGATCCGAAAATTAAGCATTACATGGCCCTCATTAAGTCCACTATGATAATAATAGGATTACTTttacccaaggaaaaaaaattacaatttccttttttcttgatAGGTAGGGATTGCAATTTCATCTTTACTCCATGCTAAAGCAATAGGTTATCAAAATTCCATGgattaatataaaatacaacTCTCACCTCAAACCCTAACATgataaatacaagaaaaattatgataccttccctttcttttcttgacagAGTGAATATCGTCGCACTGAAACTCatatattaagaaaaagaaagagagaatctacttttctctttttactcttcactctcatcataaaaataaaaaaaaaataaaaaaataaaaaaatttacaaaagaaAGGAGAGGTTTCCTCTCACCAATGATAAATCCACTTGATATATTTTCATCGTGATGCAATGATTGACTTATGTGTATATCTCTCTCTTATTaataataactaaataaatattCCTGATATAATTTTAGTGTTGTCATTGAACAAGATTATTGTAATTGAACTAAACTAAAACCTCCATAAAAGAAAATACCGCCTAAATACATTAAACTATATCCATAAAACTTGAACATAAGAAACAGAAATATATCCTTTATGATTATATTTATTTGGTAGGATTTGAGAATGGTGTGTAGAAGAAACAAAGCCAACAAAGTATCtactagaaaaataaataaataaaataaaatccaacttTCCCACCCCATTTGCAAGACAATGTTTTCACCCTAAATTTCTCATCCATGGTTTTAAATATTAGCATCAAGATCATAATTGGTTTCAATCAATACCAATATTAGTATTTATCGAACTTATTAAAAAGTTTTGCact
It encodes the following:
- the LOC122087620 gene encoding elongin-C; its protein translation is MRKEETVKLISAEGFEFVIDKKAAMVSQTIRNMLTSPGSFTEAQHGEVTFPEISTTILEKICQYFYWSLQYASGKETEFHIEPELTLELMMAANYLHT